A window of the Fusarium fujikuroi IMI 58289 draft genome, chromosome FFUJ_chr09 genome harbors these coding sequences:
- a CDS encoding related to UTP5 protein, whose protein sequence is MSTKRKAPVKLAAPAARTSARIPNKSVIDESKASIAGPDALQPSQVETIEISSDNDSDEDISDAESPEEEQTAHETAVTNARQKAAKQKPNGQSNDEESDAEGTSPSFGELLRAENDIIDVPSALNGAVVSQPSRNAIVPPTHQSLTTVLSQALRTDDTDLLESCLHTTDLPTIRNTIERLDSALAGTLLTKLAARLYRRPGRAGNLMTWVQWTLVAHGGALASQPKVIHSLSGLQKVLAERAKGLSSLLALKGKLDMLEGQMDLRRKMSRPGLHNGDNSDSDEDEDEDVIWVEGEDDAARTPGRRRGLDTEFDDSDDDVPITNGFVGDSDDEEDSAGEEDDSDAEESLDEDEVNHDDVDESMGEDEESDVEAASAPPSKLQKTAGSFGKRR, encoded by the coding sequence ATGTCAACAAAACGCAAAGCGCCGGTCAAGCTGGCCGCTCCCGCTGCTAGAACCAGCGCTAGAATCCCTAATAAGTCCGTCATCGACGAGTCAAAGGCCTCTATCGCCGGACCCGACGCCCTCCAGCCCTCGCAGGTTGAGACCATTGAGATCTCGTCCGATAACGACAGCGACGAAGATATCTCCGATGCTGAGAGCccagaggaggagcagaCCGCCCATGAAACTGCTGTGACAAACGCCCGCCAAAAGGCCGCCAAGCAAAAGCCCAATGGCCAGTCTAATGACGAGGAATCAGACGCTGAGGGGACATCGCCTTCTTTTGGAGAGCTTCTCCGCGCAGAGAACGATATCATTGATGTGCCCTCCGCACTCAACGGCGCAGTTGTTTCCCAGCCTTCGAGAAATGCGATTGTGCCCCCGACACACCAGTCCCTTACCACCGTTCTTTCTCAGGCCCTCCGTACCGACGACACAGACCTTCTCGAGTCGTGTTTGCACACCACCGATCTCCCCACCATCCGCAACACCATTGAGCGCCTCGACAGCGCTCTCGCTGGCACTCTTCTTACCAAGCTTGCCGCTCGCTTGTACCGCCGTCCTGGTCGCGCCGGAAACCTTATGACTTGGGTCCAGTGGACACTAGTCGCCCATGGTGGTGCCCTCGCATCTCAGCCCAAGGTTATCCACAGTCTCAGCGGCCTGCAAAAGGTTCTCGCTGAGCGCGCTAAGGGTCTGTCAAGTCTTCTCGCCCTGAAGGGTAAGCTCGATATGCTCGAGGGCCAAATGGATCTTCGTCGTAAGATGTCGCGCCCCGGCCTTCACAACGGTGATAACTCGGACtctgacgaagatgaggacgaagatgttATCTGGGTTGAGGGTGAGGACGATGCTGCGCGCACACCTGGTCGAAGGCGAGGTCTTGACACTGAGTTTGACGATTCAGACGACGATGTTCCCATCACCAACGGCTTTGTTGGTGactctgacgatgaggaggattcAGCTGGTGAGGAGGACGACAGCGATGCCGAGGAGTCTttggacgaggacgaggtcaATCATGACGATGTGGACGAGTCTATGggtgaggacgaggagagcGATGTTGAAGCTGCGTCTGCACCACCATCCAAATTGCAAAAGACTGCTGGTAGCTTCGGCAAGCGGAGGTGA
- a CDS encoding related to bromodomain protein BDF1, whose amino-acid sequence MASPTPDATAPINENTSRDVTVEKEQKSEVNGHATPEKPKDTPESAPVNGNKADDHLVENGVHKDVEMAEANDEKKPSQVPSADEKNDQKTEGDDQTKDTGDAKPVGEPKAGEDSKATEEDVDMTDAVPAEKSGAENPAGAATAKESKDVDMVDKPADTPEKAEGTDDKAPASSNNTAAPSSETEVQPTSLSQLAIDTKEADAPKPSTEVSMQDAPVGDTSVSSKVAREREDDATDEPAPKRAKTEPKSEEPADVTSTVSKTDPASAESAPEKEISRFAGLTRWNEADFKNQTLTPFQRREFRKVLGRVKKTKAGGHFKDSVPKMWPQLAESYLAKIEKPMDLSEIDRTLRDINGAYVTVGDFQDALVLMYDNTRNFNGTLHEVTGAAFNAIRSIWEEVATIPQEEAVKPKQVPKPKPPRESRISSLGDSIARKPSVGPGASPAAESVSSKPRLGSQEANTAATELRRASSATEGDRPKRTVRAPKSKDIDYTTKPSRKKLKPELQFSEEVLNDLMSPKNHAINNWFMEPVDAEGLNIPHYYSIIKKPMDLGKVARMLKSGDINNIKDFDKNVRLIFSNCYTFNGSVDQGNTVSYVASQLEDYYNSLMKDKDSWLARHAKAHAPAASHGSDEEDEDEEADGDGDEITAPPTADHSKEVRDLEKKLREESEKLTELLCGDSPNESMVAMQKSIVNLVQESLLKAKQTLSAHRSKHPEKPSKKASKPSKPKPSGSAPRKPSGSVANAKKPSGTKKAVKKTLTAADKDAIASAINDLDGAQLDRAIDIIKRDTGQNENTDGELELDIDQLSNEALLKLWELCKKVLPGFGKDNNVPSSPEVSRAAPPKHTKASSTSAKPKKNKPMSAREQEERIAQLRDLSNLYRPGQEPGENQPVLQAPTPTAESSDESDSEEE is encoded by the exons ATGGCTTCACCAACCCCCGATGCGACCGCTCCCATAAACGAGAATACGTCGCGCGATGTCACGGTAGAGAAGGAACAAAAGTCCGAAGTCAACGG GCATGCGACACCTGAAAAGCCAAAGGACACACCTGAATCTGCGCCTGTCAATGGCAACAAAGCGGACGATCATCTCGTCGAGAATGGTGTCCACAAGGACGTAGAGATGGCAGAGGCgaacgatgagaagaagccctCCCAAGTGCCTTCGGCGGACGAAAAGAACGATCAAAAGACCGAAGGTGATGATCAGACGAAAGACACTGGTGATGCCAAACCTGTGGGGGAGCCTAAGGCTGGGGAGGACTCTAAGGCTACAGAGGAGGATGTCGATATGACAGACGCTGTGCCTGCAGAGAAGTCCGGAGCCGAGAATCCCGCTGGAGCTGCGACCGCAAAAGAGTCCAAGGATGTCGATATGGTAGACAAGCCTGCAGATACCCCTGAAAAGGCTGAGGGAACAGACGACAAGGCACCCGCTTCCTCCAACAATACCGCGGCTCCCTCCTCAGAGACTGAAGTCCAACCTACCAGCCTATCTCAGTTGGCTATCGACACGAAGGAAGCGGATGCCCCTAAACCTTCCACCGAGGTGTCGATGCAGGATGCCCCCGTTGGCGACACTTCCGTTAGCTCTAAGGTAGCTCGCGAACGTGAGGATGATGCCACAGACGAGCCTGCACCAAAGCGAGCCAAGACCGAGCCCAAATCTGAAGAACCCGCCGACGTTACGTCCACTGTCTCCAAGACTGACCCGGCCTCTGCTGAGTCTGCCCCCGAGAAGGAGATTTCTCGCTTCGCTGGTCTTACCAGATGGAATGAGGCCGATTTCAAGAACCAAACGCTCACCCCTTTTCAACGACGCGAGTTCCGCAAGGTGCTGGGGCGCGTaaagaagacaaaggctGGTGGCCATTTCAAGGACTCAGTCCCCAAGATGTGGCCTCAACTCGCTGAGAGTTATTTGGCTAAGATCGAGAAACCTATGGACCTTTCCGAGATTGACCGGACCCTTCGTGATATTAATGGTGCTTATGTTACGGTCGGTGATTTTCAGGATGCCCTGGTTCTCATGTACGACAACACGCGCAACTTCAATGGAACCCTCCATGAGGTTACTGGTGCTGCGTTCAATGCCATTCGAAGCATCTGGGAAGAAGTTGCCACCATTCCACAAGAAGAGGCAGTCAAGCCCAAGCAGGtacccaagcccaagcctccCCGCGAGTCGCGTATCAGCTCTCTCGGCGATTCTATTGCTCGCAAGCCATCTGTTGGGCCTGGCGCTAGTCCCGCCGCCGAAAGCGTGTCGTCAAAGCCGCGGCTTGGATCTCAAGAAGCCAATACTGCTGCTACTGAACTGCGCCGTGCCTCATCTGCCACCGAGGGCGATCGTCCCAAACGAACCGTCCGTGCTCCCAAATCAAAGGATATTGACTATACCACGAAGCCTTCGCGAAAGAAGCTTAAGCCTGAGCTGCAGTTCTCTGAAGAGGTATTGAACGATTTGATGTCCCCCAAGAACCACGCCATCAACAACTGGTTTATGGAACCAGTCGATGCCGAGGGACTTAACATTCCCCATTACtactccatcatcaagaagcccATGGATCTGGGAAAGGTGGCTCGTATGCTAAAGAGTggcgacatcaacaacatcaaggacTTTGACAAGAACGTGCGGCTGATCTTTTCCAATTGTTATACCTTCAACGGTAGTGTTGACCAAGGCAACACTGTGTCGTATGTAGCTTCCCAATTGGAGGACTACTACAACAGTTTgatgaaggacaaggacagcTGGTTAGCCAGACACGCCAAGGCACATGCTCCTGCTGCTTCCCACGGtagcgacgaggaagatgaggacgaggaggccgatggtgatggcgatgagataACAGCTCCTCCAACTGCAGACCACAGTAAGGAAGTGCGAGACCTGGAGAAAAAGCTGAGGGAGGAAAGTGAGAAGCTGACGGAGCTTCTGTGTGGCGACTCGCCCAATGAGAGCATGGTCGCAATGCAGAAGAGTATCGTGAACCTCGTACAAGAAAGTCTTCTGAAGGCGAAACAGACTCTCAGTGCGCACCGCTCAAAGCATCCTGAGAAGCCCTCTAAGAAGGCCAGTAAGCCGAGCAAGCCTAAGCCCAGTGGATCTGCTCCCCGCAAACCCAGTGGAAGTGTGGCAAATGCAAAGAAGCCCAGTGGCACCAAGAAAGCTGTGAAGAAGACTCTCACCGCGGCAGACAAAGACGCTATCGCTTCTGCTatcaatgatcttgatgGCGCACAGCTTGACCGCgccatcgatatcatcaagcgTGACACTGGCCAAAAT GAGAATACCGACGGAGAGCTTGAGCTAGACATTGACCAGCTTAGCAATGAAGCTCTGCTGAAACTCTGGGAACTCTGTAAGAAAGTGTTGCCTGGGTTCGGGAAGGACAACAACGTGCCATCTTCTCCGGAAGTGTCACGGGCAGCGCCGCCTAAGCATACGAAggcatcatcgacatcaGCGAAGCCCAAAAAGAACAAGCCCATGAGTGCCCGTGAACAGGAGGAACGAATCGCGCAGCTTCGTGATCTCAGCAACCTGTATAGACCGGGTCAGGAGCCTGGCGAGAATCAACCTGTGTTGCAGGCTCCCACACCTACGGCCGAGTCCAGTGATGAGTCGGACTCGGAGGAGGAGTAG